The nucleotide window AGGCAAGGATGGAGTGATAGACCATCAACATATGATGTCAGGCCTTATTTTTGCCTTAAAATGATTTTAGAGAGACATTCCTGTTTGGTCCGTTAACTTGAGAATGACTCTGATGGTCATATGCTACCTATCGATAAAAATGGCATGCATGCCAACTTGTGCTTTAAACAAAGTCTCATTTAGTTGGACACCTGCATGCTTTTCCAATGTTAAGGATGTTGTGTACAGCCTATTAGTCTTTTTGCATGTTTTGCTGTGCATATGTCCATGTTTTGTGGGTATGATGTTTGTTTGGAATATTTTATGTATGTTGCATGTTGTATTGTGCGCATGTTAGTATTTTATGGTAGCACCATGGGATTGGAGTGTGTGAATGAGTTTGAGGATGCAGTTGACATTTGTAGTTATAGCAAGGCATTGGATGTAAGTTATCTATTAGACTAACTATATGTTTAATTTATGCAACTTTGAACTGCTTGTACCAGCTTGATCTTTGTTTTTGACACAGACGAGATGACTCACCATTGCACCAAGTTCTCTGGCCATTGGAAGGTATGCTTGACATAGAGCTTTCACTCAAAACCAAAATTATCTTACAGAAGTCCAAAAAATATTTGCAAGTGCTTCCATGAATACTGTTAACTGGGATATCCTTTGGATTTGGTTATAATTTGATAGTAAAATTCCTACTTTGTCTGCTACAACTGCCTCAGTGCAGTAAGGATGAATCTTCCCTCTTCCCCATAAACTTCCTGTAACTGTAAACTTCCTCTGGTACTTCACATTCCCATTTAATCATCTCCCCATAATGCAGATCTTTAATTGTGCCCATGAAATCTTTAAAGGTTCCCAACCTCTGTCTTCCAGATCATCGTGTATGATGAGGAATGCTTTCAGGGTCGCCACCACGAGTTCACCTCTGAGTGTTGCAATGTCATGGAGTTCGGTTTTGAGACCGTTCGCTCATTGAGAGTGGAGAGTGGAGCGTGAGTATTTTCTCCTTCAATCTGTGCAAAATTTCTGACTGGGTCATTTTTTACCACCATAGTCAGCGAGAGGAATGCGTCCACCCCAATACTGAGATTAGTGTTAAACCAAAATGAGTTCAATGACTAATTTCTTAAACTTGACATCGAAGGTGCACTGAGTGGTTAAGCGTGTTGCTATTGGGTtgtaagggtgttctgggtggttactatgtGGTTTCTAGGATATTTTGGGTAGTTGCTAACTAGTCCATCCCCATGtttctataatattctggtcAATATAGCTTGGGTCCCCTTTTCAATATAAGTCTATGAgaatttttcacacattttgtcGTCCGCCAGGTTAAAAGGTCTTatggcttagaaaagtaatatcacAGCTTTTCTTAACAAGCCATTTGAAAACAGCATTCATGTCTATATCACAAACCACACAAGTGCTGTCCAGACTCTTGTCTTTAACATGTGCTTACACTTTATCAACAGGTGGGTTGGCTATGAGCATGCCTCTTACCAGGGTCAGCAGTTTGTTCTGGAGCGTGGAGAGTACCCTCAGTGCGATGCCTTTGGGGGAAGCAATGCCTACCACATCGAGAGGTTGACCTCCTTTAGACCTATTTCCTGCGCTGTAAGTTTACAAAGCATCTATTTTTCAGTCCCCAACTTTAGGGCTGTCTTTAAAACCATATCAAAAAAGAGGCAACCTGGCTTTTCTGAGCTTTTCATATCAGCCTACAAGagtttatttgattaaaactatTT belongs to Myxocyprinus asiaticus isolate MX2 ecotype Aquarium Trade chromosome 43, UBuf_Myxa_2, whole genome shotgun sequence and includes:
- the LOC127433300 gene encoding beta-crystallin A4-like encodes the protein MTHHCTKFSGHWKIIVYDEECFQGRHHEFTSECCNVMEFGFETVRSLRVESGAWVGYEHASYQGQQFVLERGEYPQCDAFGGSNAYHIERLTSFRPISCANHRECRMTIYEKENFLGRKGELSDDYPSLQAMGWCNNEVGSLRVQSGAFVCYQFPGYRGYQYIMECDRHCGEYKHFKEFGSHSQTPQIQSIRRIQQ